A single genomic interval of Vibrio gallicus harbors:
- a CDS encoding response regulator, whose amino-acid sequence MPHILLVDDDIELTALLEDILTFEGFTVSQAHNGFEGLEAITEDIDLILLDIMMPKMNGMEMLKKLREQWQTPVLFLTAKGDEIDRVIGLELGADDFLPKPFSDRELLARIRAILRRTQHIPTQTTTAQHQDLVINSGAQEAYCQDKLIDLTSTEFSLLEYFLKSTGTVITKEALSLEVLGKRLSPFDRAIDMHVSNLRKKLPPRPDGKPRIKTVRGKGYLFVEDRS is encoded by the coding sequence ATGCCACATATCCTATTAGTTGATGACGATATTGAATTAACCGCCCTTTTAGAAGATATCTTAACCTTTGAGGGATTTACCGTCTCACAAGCCCATAATGGATTCGAAGGATTAGAGGCTATTACAGAGGACATCGACTTAATTCTACTTGATATCATGATGCCAAAAATGAATGGCATGGAGATGCTAAAAAAACTCAGAGAACAATGGCAGACTCCGGTGCTATTCTTAACCGCTAAAGGTGATGAGATAGATAGAGTTATTGGCCTTGAACTTGGAGCGGATGATTTTCTTCCTAAGCCCTTTTCAGATAGAGAGTTACTTGCACGTATACGAGCTATCTTGCGTCGTACCCAGCATATCCCAACACAAACAACTACCGCCCAACATCAAGATCTAGTCATCAACAGTGGTGCACAAGAGGCTTACTGCCAGGATAAGTTAATTGACCTGACCAGTACCGAGTTCTCCTTGCTTGAATACTTTTTAAAATCCACAGGCACAGTTATAACCAAAGAAGCATTGAGCTTAGAGGTGCTAGGAAAGCGTTTATCTCCATTTGATCGAGCCATCGATATGCACGTGTCAAATCTAAGGAAAAAACTTCCACCACGCCCTGATGGTAAACCTAGAATCAAAACCGTACGTGGTAAAGGCTATTTATTTGTTGAGGACAGATCATGA
- the cpxA gene encoding envelope stress sensor histidine kinase CpxA, whose amino-acid sequence MNLPKISSLYGRIFAIFWITVLMVLIAVIGIQKLDPRKSHSVKKDSVVKITQLIKKVEKDLNQNDDIPKRLKHLNKKRFGNKDFRLYLADNDGNLLSPERGFKRRALQAMASELTGATQPSQRQFEHFMVAGPFPILVHQTHFSMYAGFNHKPPPPLLYRILDAPFTLLLVVMLVSTPLLLWCAWTLSQPARRLEQAAKRVAHGEFEVDPLLEKGTSEFKQAGTSFNQMVLSVNHMVSGQQKMLSDISHELRSPLTRLRMANALATRKQGDSKELQRIETEADRLEQMIRDLLDLSRMQIDSQHNRSLFSLPELWKEILLDAQFEAEQSGMTLELTAIPEHQILGNFKLLTSAVENIVRNAIRYGDKHIRVRFSVIGQLLQLDVEDDGPGVADEELESIFRPFYRVSNARDRDSGGTGLGLAITENAVLQHNGTIKASPSQDLGGLHMHLTLPLKG is encoded by the coding sequence ATGAATCTGCCCAAGATTTCTAGCTTATACGGCAGGATCTTTGCAATATTTTGGATCACTGTGCTGATGGTATTGATCGCTGTGATCGGAATTCAAAAACTTGATCCTCGCAAGTCTCACTCTGTAAAAAAAGACTCAGTGGTAAAAATAACCCAGTTAATCAAGAAGGTAGAAAAAGACCTAAACCAAAATGACGACATCCCTAAGCGTCTCAAGCACCTAAATAAAAAGCGATTTGGGAACAAGGACTTTCGTTTATACCTCGCCGACAATGATGGCAACCTTCTTAGCCCAGAAAGAGGTTTTAAGCGCCGTGCTCTACAGGCAATGGCGTCAGAATTAACCGGAGCGACACAACCAAGTCAACGACAGTTTGAACACTTTATGGTTGCCGGGCCCTTTCCTATTCTAGTCCACCAAACCCATTTCTCTATGTATGCGGGCTTTAACCACAAGCCACCCCCACCCTTACTATATCGAATCCTTGATGCACCGTTTACGCTTCTGCTGGTGGTAATGCTAGTTAGCACCCCTTTACTATTGTGGTGTGCATGGACTCTCAGCCAGCCAGCCCGCCGATTAGAGCAAGCAGCCAAACGAGTCGCGCATGGTGAGTTCGAGGTTGATCCACTACTTGAAAAAGGCACCTCTGAATTTAAACAAGCCGGAACCAGCTTCAATCAAATGGTATTGTCGGTAAATCATATGGTTTCGGGACAACAGAAAATGCTGTCGGATATATCTCATGAATTGCGCTCACCACTGACTCGTTTACGAATGGCTAATGCACTTGCTACCCGCAAGCAAGGAGACTCCAAAGAGCTACAGCGTATCGAGACAGAAGCAGATAGACTGGAACAGATGATCCGTGACCTACTCGATTTGTCGCGAATGCAAATTGATAGCCAGCACAATCGCAGCCTATTTAGCCTGCCTGAGCTATGGAAGGAGATCCTACTCGATGCTCAATTTGAGGCAGAACAATCAGGCATGACGCTAGAGCTCACAGCAATCCCTGAACATCAGATATTAGGTAACTTTAAATTACTCACCAGTGCCGTCGAAAACATTGTTCGCAATGCGATTCGATATGGTGACAAGCACATCAGAGTAAGGTTTTCTGTCATTGGACAACTACTGCAACTCGATGTTGAGGATGATGGTCCCGGTGTTGCAGATGAAGAGCTTGAAAGCATATTCCGTCCCTTTTATCGCGTTTCGAACGCAAGAGATAGAGATAGCGGAGGTACTGGTCTAGGGCTAGCAATCACCGAAAATGCAGTGTTGCAACATAATGGCACCATTAAGGCATCCCCAAGCCAAGATTTGGGCGGACTGCACATGCATCTAACCTTACCACTCAAAGGCTAA
- the trmL gene encoding tRNA (uridine(34)/cytosine(34)/5-carboxymethylaminomethyluridine(34)-2'-O)-methyltransferase TrmL yields the protein MFDIALYEPEIAPNTGNIIRLCANCGANLHLIEPLGFDLEEKKVRRAGLDYHDLARVKRHQDYQAFIEYLEQRDGPYRIFACTTKTQGHHVDAEFSQGDVLLFGPETRGLPAPLIEALPMEQRIRIPMVENSRSLNLSNAVAIIAYEAWRQMGFEGAL from the coding sequence ATGTTTGATATTGCGTTGTATGAGCCGGAGATTGCCCCAAATACCGGTAACATTATTCGATTGTGCGCCAATTGCGGTGCCAATTTACATTTAATCGAGCCACTTGGCTTTGATCTTGAAGAGAAGAAGGTGCGCCGCGCCGGTCTTGATTATCATGACCTAGCTCGTGTTAAACGTCACCAAGACTACCAAGCGTTTATTGAATACCTAGAACAGCGTGACGGCCCTTATCGTATCTTTGCCTGTACAACAAAAACTCAAGGTCATCACGTAGATGCCGAATTTTCCCAAGGTGATGTTTTACTGTTTGGTCCTGAGACCCGTGGGTTACCTGCACCTCTAATTGAAGCCCTACCAATGGAGCAACGAATTCGTATTCCAATGGTGGAAAACAGCCGCTCTCTAAACCTCTCAAATGCAGTGGCGATTATTGCTTACGAGGCATGGCGTCAAATGGGATTTGAGGGAGCCTTATAA
- a CDS encoding FxsA family protein — protein MFPILLLLFVLVPIVEISLFIQVGGFLGMWPTIMLVLLTAVVGASLVRSQGIATLLSVQSRMQQGEIPAQQILEGVMLAVAGVLLLTPGFMTDTLGMLVLLPKPRSIIARQLMARVKVNTMHGNMHSGFHSNFEQHKPQDGDVFEGEYESKDDKDKNRLN, from the coding sequence GTGTTTCCTATATTATTATTACTATTTGTTTTGGTTCCGATTGTTGAGATAAGCCTGTTTATTCAAGTCGGTGGTTTTTTAGGAATGTGGCCGACAATTATGTTGGTACTTCTGACTGCAGTAGTGGGTGCTTCATTAGTTCGTAGCCAAGGCATTGCGACTTTATTGTCTGTTCAATCACGGATGCAGCAAGGTGAAATCCCTGCACAGCAGATCTTAGAAGGCGTGATGTTGGCTGTAGCAGGGGTATTGTTACTCACCCCTGGATTTATGACTGATACCCTAGGTATGTTAGTACTGCTGCCTAAGCCGAGATCAATTATTGCTCGCCAATTAATGGCTCGGGTTAAGGTGAATACTATGCATGGAAATATGCACAGTGGGTTTCATAGTAACTTTGAGCAGCATAAACCACAAGATGGTGATGTGTTTGAAGGGGAGTATGAAAGTAAAGATGATAAAGACAAAAATCGTCTAAACTAG
- the aspA gene encoding aspartate ammonia-lyase → MTTTLQSATRIEEDLLGVRHVPVDAYYGIHTLRAVENFNISNATISDVPEFVRGMVMTKKAAAIANNKLGVIEPDVAQYIIDACDVILETGKCMDQFPSDVFQGGAGTSVNMNANEVIANLALEMMGKEKGDYHIINPNDHVNKSQSTNCAYPTGFRIAVYNSVSKLISSIEYLKGAFEAKSKQFESILKMGRTQLQDAVPMTVGQEFRGWSITLAEEIRNLEYTAKLLLEVNIGATAIGTGLNAADGYQELAVKALSDVTGLPCVAAEDLIEATSDCGAYVMTHGALKRLAIKLSKICNDLRILSSGPRSGLNELNLPELQAGSSIMPAKVNPVVPEVVNQVCFKVLGNDNTISFAAEGGQLQLNVMEPVIAQSMFESLDILTNACVNLRDKCVDGITVNKEVCESHVFNSIGIVTYLNPIIGHHEGDIVGKICAETGKNVREVVLERGLLTDAELDEIFSVENLMKPQYRAKRFS, encoded by the coding sequence ATGACGACAACACTACAGTCAGCCACTCGAATCGAAGAAGATCTATTAGGCGTGCGCCACGTTCCTGTTGATGCTTACTATGGCATCCATACCTTACGCGCAGTCGAAAACTTCAATATTTCCAATGCAACTATCTCCGACGTACCTGAATTTGTACGTGGCATGGTAATGACCAAAAAAGCAGCCGCGATTGCCAACAATAAACTCGGAGTGATTGAACCTGATGTCGCTCAGTACATTATTGATGCATGCGATGTCATCCTTGAAACTGGCAAATGCATGGACCAGTTCCCATCTGATGTTTTTCAAGGGGGCGCGGGCACTTCGGTAAACATGAATGCAAATGAGGTTATTGCCAATCTTGCCCTAGAAATGATGGGTAAAGAGAAAGGTGATTATCACATTATCAATCCTAATGACCATGTAAATAAGAGCCAATCAACCAACTGCGCATACCCAACAGGCTTTCGTATCGCCGTATATAACAGCGTAAGCAAGCTAATCTCATCTATTGAGTACCTCAAAGGCGCTTTTGAAGCCAAGAGCAAACAATTTGAAAGCATTCTAAAAATGGGCCGCACCCAGCTACAAGATGCCGTACCTATGACAGTAGGGCAAGAGTTTAGAGGCTGGTCTATTACCTTAGCGGAAGAAATCCGCAACCTTGAATACACAGCAAAACTACTGCTTGAAGTTAATATTGGTGCAACCGCTATCGGCACTGGCTTAAACGCAGCAGATGGTTATCAAGAGCTTGCTGTTAAAGCACTGTCAGATGTAACAGGCCTACCATGCGTTGCGGCAGAAGACCTAATTGAAGCGACCTCTGATTGCGGTGCCTATGTAATGACGCACGGCGCTCTAAAACGCCTAGCAATTAAACTATCTAAGATCTGTAATGATTTACGCATTCTATCTTCAGGACCAAGATCTGGCCTAAATGAGCTGAACCTTCCTGAACTGCAAGCTGGCTCATCTATTATGCCTGCTAAGGTAAACCCTGTAGTCCCAGAGGTTGTGAACCAAGTGTGCTTTAAGGTTCTAGGTAACGACAACACGATCTCATTTGCTGCCGAAGGTGGACAGCTTCAGCTAAACGTAATGGAACCCGTCATTGCACAAAGTATGTTCGAATCCCTCGACATTCTAACCAACGCTTGTGTAAACCTCCGCGATAAGTGTGTAGATGGCATTACCGTCAACAAAGAAGTTTGCGAAAGCCACGTATTTAACTCCATCGGCATTGTCACCTACCTCAATCCAATTATCGGTCACCATGAAGGCGATATTGTTGGCAAGATATGTGCCGAAACAGGTAAAAACGTCAGAGAAGTGGTACTTGAACGCGGCCTTCTTACCGATGCGGAGTTAGATGAAATCTTCTCGGTTGAAAACCTAATGAAGCCTCAATACAGAGCAAAACGCTTCAGCTAA
- a CDS encoding anaerobic C4-dicarboxylate transporter produces the protein MVIIELLTVLVFIYLGARIGGIGIGLAGGLGVIALSLVLGVPTSQSYVPVDVILIIMSVITAIAAMQVAGGMDWLVEIAENFLRKNPQRITFYAPIVTFFMTLMAGTGHTAFSTLPVIAEVAKGQGIRPSRPLSIAVVASQIAITASPISAAVVAFATMLEPVGVSYLTLLAICIPTTFIACMIGAFVANFIGCPLKDDPVYQERLEQGLVKLNTHKKREILPTAKRATFIFLAAIAFVVIYAAAISGSIGLIENPTLGRNEAIMTVMLGAAAVIVLTTKIDAALIPSAATFRSGMTACVCVLGVAWLGSTFVNAHVNDIKEVAGALLAESPWMLALVLFFASMLLYSQGATTVALMPAALAIGVAPLTAVASFAAVSALFVLPTYPTLLAAVEMDDTGSTRIGKYVFNHPFFLPGVATISSSVALGFLVGGLVL, from the coding sequence ATGGTAATAATAGAGTTACTTACCGTTCTAGTATTCATTTATTTGGGTGCAAGAATTGGTGGGATTGGTATAGGTTTAGCCGGGGGATTAGGTGTTATTGCCCTATCACTGGTACTTGGCGTCCCGACGAGCCAAAGCTATGTACCGGTTGATGTTATTTTGATCATCATGTCTGTGATCACGGCAATTGCGGCAATGCAAGTCGCTGGCGGAATGGACTGGTTGGTAGAAATTGCAGAAAACTTTTTACGTAAAAACCCACAACGCATCACCTTTTACGCGCCAATCGTCACCTTTTTTATGACGCTAATGGCTGGCACTGGACACACCGCATTTTCTACTCTTCCTGTTATTGCTGAGGTCGCTAAAGGCCAAGGCATTCGTCCATCGCGCCCATTATCAATTGCCGTTGTTGCATCACAAATTGCCATCACTGCATCCCCTATTTCAGCAGCAGTAGTTGCCTTTGCAACTATGCTAGAGCCAGTAGGGGTGTCTTATTTAACCCTACTGGCAATCTGCATTCCAACAACTTTTATCGCTTGTATGATTGGAGCCTTCGTGGCTAATTTCATCGGTTGTCCACTCAAGGATGACCCTGTCTATCAGGAGCGTTTAGAACAAGGTCTGGTTAAGCTAAATACGCATAAAAAACGTGAAATATTACCGACAGCGAAGCGAGCTACTTTCATTTTCTTAGCTGCTATCGCATTTGTAGTCATATATGCAGCGGCTATTTCTGGTTCAATCGGCCTGATTGAAAACCCGACTCTAGGTCGTAATGAAGCGATTATGACGGTTATGCTAGGTGCGGCTGCGGTTATTGTACTGACCACTAAAATAGATGCAGCACTGATACCTTCAGCGGCCACTTTCCGTTCAGGAATGACGGCCTGTGTATGTGTGCTCGGCGTTGCTTGGCTTGGTTCTACCTTTGTTAATGCCCATGTTAATGACATCAAAGAAGTCGCAGGAGCATTACTTGCTGAATCTCCATGGATGCTAGCTCTAGTGCTCTTTTTTGCATCGATGCTGCTCTATTCACAAGGTGCAACTACCGTCGCGCTAATGCCTGCTGCCCTTGCTATTGGTGTGGCTCCGTTAACCGCGGTTGCATCATTTGCAGCCGTTAGTGCGTTATTCGTTCTTCCAACATACCCTACACTTTTAGCCGCAGTTGAAATGGATGACACTGGTTCAACTCGCATTGGTAAGTATGTATTTAACCACCCATTCTTCTTGCCTGGTGTAGCGACAATCAGCTCCTCTGTTGCTCTTGGCTTCTTAGTCGGAGGCTTAGTTCTTTAA
- a CDS encoding protein-disulfide reductase DsbD: protein MRSAFISLLLILLSSNALAAFDSAPQPSFSSSVVQPSFTEPTFVKVDQAFPFDYLQQGNVVNLNWQIKEGYYLYQDRLSVQIEGGEIGDINMPNGIPYQDEFFGEVNIYTSPISISIPLHSQSGAAKLIVQYQGCAKAGFCYPPETKVIDLNPASFGDSAPSASTDAPQQTNLTSLLEQSQWTTPLLFLLLGIGLAFTPCVLPMYPILTSIVLGGGKQSHTRALSLSLVYVQGMALTYTLLGLVVASAGMQFQAALQHPAVLISISIMFVALALSMFGVYNLQLPSRMQTKLNELSNQQKGGQWFGVFIMGAISGLVCSPCTTAPLSGALLYVAQSGDLTTGAITLYALALGMGIPLILVAVFGNKLLPKSGVWMDKVKTLFGFVLLAAPLFFIERILDPSYMQVLWSLLGIAFFAWIYHAKNQLPFGHWKQSILAIIAILGLVGSVHPLWSLISGQKLTSTDQSSLIEFKRISTTQDLERELALAKQQGKPVMLDFYADWCVACKEFEKYTFHDSQVEPRLQGFILLQADVTKNQPQDIKLLEQMRVLGLPTIEFWDADGNHISKARLTGFVKAQPFIQHLEQFKL, encoded by the coding sequence ATGCGCTCAGCTTTTATTTCTCTGCTACTCATTCTATTGTCATCAAATGCTTTGGCGGCCTTTGATAGCGCCCCACAACCTTCATTTTCAAGTAGCGTTGTACAGCCTTCATTTACTGAACCTACCTTTGTGAAGGTAGACCAAGCCTTCCCTTTTGATTATCTTCAGCAAGGCAATGTGGTCAATCTAAACTGGCAGATAAAAGAGGGATATTACCTTTACCAAGACCGCCTTTCAGTACAAATAGAGGGCGGTGAGATAGGCGATATCAATATGCCTAATGGTATTCCTTATCAAGATGAATTCTTTGGAGAAGTGAATATCTACACTTCGCCTATTTCAATATCGATTCCGCTACACTCCCAAAGTGGCGCAGCCAAACTCATTGTCCAATACCAAGGCTGCGCTAAAGCTGGATTCTGCTATCCTCCAGAGACCAAAGTCATCGACCTAAATCCTGCTAGCTTTGGTGATAGCGCGCCATCAGCAAGCACTGATGCTCCTCAGCAGACAAATCTAACCTCTCTACTAGAGCAGTCTCAATGGACAACTCCATTGTTATTTTTATTGCTCGGTATTGGGCTCGCATTTACTCCGTGTGTACTACCTATGTACCCGATCCTGACCAGTATTGTACTTGGTGGTGGTAAGCAGTCACATACCCGAGCATTGAGTCTCTCTCTAGTCTACGTCCAAGGGATGGCGCTCACTTATACGCTACTGGGATTAGTAGTAGCATCAGCGGGTATGCAGTTTCAGGCAGCTCTTCAGCACCCTGCAGTCTTGATATCTATCAGCATCATGTTTGTCGCTCTTGCGCTATCCATGTTCGGTGTTTATAACCTACAGCTACCAAGTCGTATGCAAACCAAGCTCAATGAGCTGAGTAATCAGCAAAAAGGAGGGCAGTGGTTTGGCGTATTTATTATGGGCGCTATCTCAGGTTTAGTATGCTCTCCTTGCACCACTGCACCACTTTCTGGAGCCCTATTATATGTAGCCCAAAGCGGTGACCTGACTACTGGAGCTATAACTCTTTATGCCCTCGCTTTAGGTATGGGAATCCCGCTTATTCTTGTAGCGGTATTTGGCAACAAATTATTGCCAAAATCTGGAGTGTGGATGGATAAGGTCAAGACCTTGTTTGGTTTTGTCTTACTCGCAGCCCCCCTATTTTTTATCGAGCGCATCCTAGACCCAAGTTATATGCAGGTACTTTGGTCGTTACTTGGAATTGCTTTCTTTGCATGGATATATCACGCCAAGAATCAACTGCCATTTGGACATTGGAAGCAAAGCATCCTAGCAATCATAGCTATCTTGGGCTTGGTTGGTTCAGTGCACCCACTATGGAGCCTAATATCAGGGCAGAAACTCACCTCAACTGATCAGTCAAGTTTGATTGAATTCAAGCGTATAAGTACGACACAAGACCTAGAACGAGAGTTGGCGCTAGCCAAACAACAAGGTAAACCCGTCATGCTTGATTTCTATGCTGACTGGTGTGTGGCATGCAAAGAGTTTGAGAAATATACCTTTCATGACTCACAGGTTGAGCCACGCCTGCAAGGCTTTATATTGCTGCAGGCCGATGTGACTAAAAACCAACCTCAAGATATAAAGCTACTTGAGCAAATGCGGGTGTTAGGGCTACCGACAATTGAGTTCTGGGATGCTGATGGTAATCATATTAGTAAGGCTCGATTAACCGGTTTTGTTAAGGCACAGCCTTTTATACAGCATCTCGAACAATTTAAGCTCTAA
- a CDS encoding response regulator transcription factor encodes MDASYTILIADDHPLFRNALFQSVHMAISGANLLEADSLDSLMVQLKSREDVDLLLLDLKMPGANGLSGLIQLRGQYPDLPIVVISASEDSSVVNQVKQHGAFGFIPKSSDMRSLIKALNQVLDGVPFFPQGTSNNCATHNDIGDKLASLTPQQYKVLGMLADGLLNKQIAYELDVSVATIKAHMTAIFRKLGVNNRTQAVIMLQQTEINS; translated from the coding sequence ATGGACGCTTCCTACACTATCTTGATTGCAGATGATCATCCTCTGTTTCGCAATGCCCTGTTTCAATCAGTACACATGGCTATTAGCGGAGCAAATCTACTTGAAGCGGACTCATTAGACTCATTAATGGTTCAGCTAAAGAGCCGAGAAGACGTCGATTTATTGCTGCTTGATCTTAAAATGCCTGGAGCTAACGGGCTCTCTGGTCTTATTCAATTGCGCGGACAATATCCAGATCTACCTATCGTTGTTATCTCTGCCAGTGAAGATAGCAGCGTGGTGAATCAAGTTAAGCAACACGGTGCGTTCGGATTTATTCCAAAATCGAGTGACATGCGCAGTTTGATTAAAGCCTTAAATCAAGTTTTAGATGGTGTTCCTTTCTTCCCTCAGGGGACAAGCAACAACTGCGCAACCCACAACGATATAGGTGATAAACTTGCGTCCTTAACTCCCCAGCAGTACAAGGTATTGGGTATGCTTGCCGATGGTCTGTTGAATAAGCAGATCGCCTATGAACTAGATGTTTCAGTGGCAACGATAAAAGCGCATATGACCGCTATATTCCGCAAGCTCGGCGTAAACAACCGCACTCAAGCTGTGATTATGCTGCAACAGACTGAAATAAATTCGTAG
- a CDS encoding DUF4212 domain-containing protein, whose amino-acid sequence MAFENEERAKAYWSKNVRLMLSLLVIWFVVSFGCGILFVDVLNQFQLGGYKLGFWFAQQGSIYTFLAIIFYYAWKMRQIDREFGVDE is encoded by the coding sequence ATGGCATTCGAAAACGAAGAAAGAGCCAAAGCCTACTGGAGCAAAAATGTACGCTTAATGCTTTCATTGCTCGTAATTTGGTTCGTCGTATCGTTTGGTTGCGGCATTTTATTTGTCGATGTGCTCAATCAATTTCAGCTCGGAGGTTACAAGCTCGGTTTCTGGTTTGCACAACAGGGCTCGATATATACCTTTTTGGCAATAATTTTCTACTATGCATGGAAGATGCGTCAAATTGACCGCGAATTCGGTGTAGATGAATAA
- a CDS encoding sodium:solute symporter family protein, whose product MDLKTITYLVVGATFLLYICIAIWARAGTTKEFYVAGGGVNPIANGMATAADWMSAASFISMAGLIAFMGYGGSVFLMGWTGGYVLLALLLAPYLRKFGKFTVPEFVGERFYSNTARVVAVICLIIASVTYVIGQMKGVGVAFGRFLEVDYATGLMIGMCIVFIYAVMGGMKGITYTQIAQYCVLILAYTIPAVFISLQLTGHALPQIGLGSTMTGSDVYLLDKLDQVVTELGFTEYTTSVRGDTLNMFVYTMSLMIGTAGLPHVIIRFFTVPKVRDARTSAGWALLFIAILYTTAPAVAAMARLNLMETVNPAQGQNLVYDQRPDWFKNWETTGLLGFEDKNNDGAIQYTSDPATNELRVDRDIMVLANPEIAKLPNWVIALVAAGGLAAALSTAAGLLLAISSAISHDLIKGVINPNISEKKELLASRISMAVAIGVAGYLGLNPPGFAAGTVALAFGLAASSIFPALMMGIFSKTINKEGAIAGMIAGISITLFYVFQHKGILFVADWKYLESWGSNWFLGIEPNAFGAIGAVFNFVVAYAVSKVTKETPQEVKDLVEHVRVPVGAGSAQSH is encoded by the coding sequence ATGGATCTTAAGACTATTACCTACCTAGTCGTGGGTGCTACCTTTTTGCTTTATATTTGTATCGCGATTTGGGCTAGGGCTGGAACAACCAAAGAATTCTATGTCGCAGGTGGTGGGGTCAACCCAATCGCCAACGGTATGGCTACCGCAGCAGATTGGATGTCTGCTGCATCCTTTATCTCCATGGCAGGCTTAATTGCATTTATGGGGTATGGTGGTTCAGTATTCCTAATGGGCTGGACTGGCGGCTATGTATTACTAGCACTATTACTTGCTCCTTATCTGCGCAAATTTGGTAAGTTTACAGTGCCGGAATTTGTAGGTGAACGCTTTTACTCCAACACTGCGCGCGTCGTTGCCGTAATTTGTTTGATCATTGCTTCAGTTACCTATGTTATCGGGCAAATGAAAGGGGTTGGAGTTGCATTTGGTCGCTTCCTTGAAGTGGACTACGCTACTGGCCTTATGATTGGTATGTGCATCGTATTCATCTACGCCGTAATGGGTGGTATGAAAGGCATCACCTACACTCAGATAGCTCAATACTGCGTCCTGATTCTTGCTTACACCATTCCAGCAGTATTTATCTCACTTCAGCTCACAGGGCATGCCCTGCCTCAGATTGGACTCGGGAGTACCATGACCGGCTCAGATGTCTACCTGCTCGATAAGCTCGATCAGGTGGTCACAGAGCTCGGGTTCACCGAATATACCACTTCGGTGCGGGGAGATACCTTAAACATGTTCGTGTATACCATGTCTCTAATGATAGGTACCGCGGGTCTACCACATGTCATCATTCGTTTCTTTACCGTACCTAAGGTTCGCGATGCAAGGACATCGGCTGGTTGGGCGTTGCTATTTATTGCGATTCTATACACAACAGCTCCAGCAGTTGCAGCTATGGCTCGTCTAAATCTAATGGAAACCGTAAACCCAGCTCAAGGGCAAAACCTAGTTTATGACCAACGTCCTGATTGGTTTAAAAATTGGGAGACGACTGGTCTTCTTGGGTTTGAAGATAAGAACAATGATGGTGCGATTCAATATACCTCTGATCCTGCTACCAATGAACTAAGAGTTGACCGCGACATCATGGTATTGGCTAACCCTGAGATTGCCAAACTACCAAATTGGGTTATTGCATTGGTTGCCGCAGGTGGGTTAGCAGCAGCACTATCGACTGCTGCTGGGTTACTGCTAGCAATATCATCGGCCATATCCCACGACCTAATAAAAGGGGTTATCAATCCAAATATATCAGAGAAGAAAGAGCTATTAGCTAGCCGAATATCAATGGCCGTTGCTATTGGGGTTGCAGGGTATCTTGGGCTCAATCCGCCAGGGTTTGCAGCTGGTACCGTTGCCTTGGCATTCGGATTAGCCGCCTCCTCAATATTCCCAGCCTTAATGATGGGTATCTTTAGTAAGACCATCAATAAAGAAGGGGCAATCGCAGGTATGATTGCAGGTATTAGTATTACCCTATTCTATGTATTCCAACACAAAGGCATCCTGTTTGTTGCAGATTGGAAATACCTAGAAAGCTGGGGGAGCAATTGGTTCTTAGGTATTGAACCTAATGCTTTCGGTGCAATTGGTGCAGTGTTCAACTTTGTGGTTGCATACGCAGTATCTAAAGTAACTAAAGAAACACCACAAGAAGTGAAGGATCTAGTGGAGCATGTTCGTGTACCAGTAGGTGCAGGTTCCGCACAGTCTCACTAA